The sequence CACGGACCCGCACTACGCCTGCTACCCCAACTTCATCACCTACGCCGGAGGCCGCGTGCGCCGCGCCCGCACCCGCGCCGAGGACGGCTTCCAGTTCACGCCGCAGACCCTCGCGCCGCATCTGGCCGACTCGCCGCGCGCCGTGGTGGTGAACTCCCCGGCCAACCCGGCGGGCACCGTGATGCCTGATGCGGACTTCAAGGCCGTCTGCCAGAGCGGCACGACCATCATATCCGACGAGATCTACCACGGGCTGACCTACGGCGCCCCGGCGCGCTGCGCTCTGGAGTTCACCGAAGATTGTTTCGTGCTGAACGGCTTCTCCAAGCTGTGGGCCATGACAGGCTGGCGGCTCGGCTGGGTGATCGCACCGAAAAAGTACGTTCCCGCCATGCAGCGCTTGCAGCAGAACTTCTTCATCAGCGCCTCCAGCGTGTCGCAGTGGGCGGGCATCTCGGCCCTGACCGAGTGCGACGAGCACGTGGCGGCCATGGTGGCCCAATATGCCAAGCGCCGGGTAGTGCTGCTGGAAGGGCTCGCCAAGCTCGGCCTGAAAGCGCCGGTGGAACCCACGGGAGCCTTCTACGCCCTGGTGGACGCGCGCCACCTGAGCGGCGACAGCCTGTCCCTGGCGCGCGACGTCCTGGAGAAGGCCCTGGTGGGCGTGACGCCGGGGATCGACTTCGGCCCCGGCGCGGAAGGGTATCTGCGCTTCAGCTACGCAAGCTCGGTGGAAAACATCGAAGAGGGGCTTTCGCGGCTGGAGAAATACCTTTCGGCTTAGGACGTCCAACAGCCCGAACTACCAA comes from Fundidesulfovibrio putealis DSM 16056 and encodes:
- a CDS encoding pyridoxal phosphate-dependent aminotransferase, encoding MPNPLCENISSFLVMDILERACVLERQGKNVVHMQIGEPDFDTPDPVKQAAVKAIQDGHTHYTHSLGLPALREGICAYYERTYGVSVDPSQVIVTSGTSPAMLLTFSALIHAGDEVVLTDPHYACYPNFITYAGGRVRRARTRAEDGFQFTPQTLAPHLADSPRAVVVNSPANPAGTVMPDADFKAVCQSGTTIISDEIYHGLTYGAPARCALEFTEDCFVLNGFSKLWAMTGWRLGWVIAPKKYVPAMQRLQQNFFISASSVSQWAGISALTECDEHVAAMVAQYAKRRVVLLEGLAKLGLKAPVEPTGAFYALVDARHLSGDSLSLARDVLEKALVGVTPGIDFGPGAEGYLRFSYASSVENIEEGLSRLEKYLSA